The proteins below come from a single Triticum aestivum cultivar Chinese Spring chromosome 5D, IWGSC CS RefSeq v2.1, whole genome shotgun sequence genomic window:
- the LOC123123863 gene encoding U5 small nuclear ribonucleoprotein 40 kDa protein, which translates to MAGDAPPMKRPKLEKDDGWSRHPSAANGSAPRPPAASPSDAPPPGGEEDDEELPEEAVLALIAHHEREVERYKLKLDAAERKLADTRSRLARHRGRAPDRNNQPPPPPPPVQKAAAPDRRTPPPSQREAPKPSAPSQKPPAPQARPQLVIPGAGHSRPAPRPALPVPKKSPSSSSPSLVQAPQRKAEKKPKREIVQREHQNLVQSVKKSSAPTTLKFYGGTLVSSQHKRKLRCLELCPADDQLVITSALDGMVTLWQVQSSGPSISLLSTTNCFSSKQRWPEDVAWHPDGDTIFAVYTADGGDTQVSMMNLNTSGQKKVTFLQAKPHTKGIINNINFMPWSDTCFMTGGSDHAVMLWQERDDSWNHKKVHRDLHSSAVMGVAGLQQRKTIISVGMDKRIISYDVSAERAEYKNLIDSKCLSVLLNPSDFNLYMVQTGSPGRQLRLFDIRLRQTEVHAIGWKQTSSESQSALINQSWSPDGWYLSSGSADPVIHIFDIRYQGQKPCQSVQAHQKRVFKAVWHQTFPVLTSISSDLNVAIHKY; encoded by the exons ATGGCAGGCGACGCGCCGCCGATGAAGAGGCCCAAGCTGGAGAAGGACGACGGCTGGTCCCGCCACCCCTCCGCCGCCAACGGCTCCGCGCCCAGGCCCCCCGCCGCCTCCCCCAGCGACGCGCCGCCGCCGggcggggaggaggacgacgaggagctcCCAGAGGAGGCCGTGCTCGCGCTCATCGCCCACCACGAGCGCGAGGTCGAGCGGTACAAGCTCAAG CTGGACGCCGCCGAGAGGAAGCTGGCCGACACGCGGTCGAGGCTCGCCCGGCACCGAGGCCGCGCCCCCGATCGGAACAAccagcccccgccgccgccaccgcccgtccAGAAGGCCGCCGCGCCGGATCGCAGGACGCCGCCTCCGAGCCAGAGGGAGGCCCCCAAGCCGTCGGCGCCGAGCCAGAAGCCCCCCGCGCCGCAGGCGAGGCCGCAGCTCGTCATCCCGGGGGCAGGCCACAGCCGCCCGGCCCCGCGGCCCGCTTTGCCCGTACCGAAGAAGTCCCCATCGTCATCGTCGCCGTctttggtgcaggcaccacagaggAAGGCGGAGAAGAAACCCAAGCGAGAGATCG TGCAGAGAGAACATCAGAACTTGGTTCAGAGCGTCAAGAAGTCGTCTGCGCCGACGACGCTTAAGTTCTACGGCGGCACCCTGGTCTCCAGCCAGCACAAGAGGAAGCTTAGGTGTCTTGAGCTGTGCCCTGCTGATGACCAGCTTGTCATTACAAG TGCATTGGATGGAATGGTGACTCTGTGGCAAGTACAGTCAAGTGG GCCATCCATCTCTTTGCTTAGCACTACAAATTGCTTTTCTTCAAAGCAAAGGTGGCCTGAGGATGTAGCTTGGCATCCAGATGGTGACACAATTTTTGCCGTATATACTGCTGATGGTGGTGACACCCAGGTTTCAATGATGAATCTTAACACATCAGGACAA AAGAAAGTTACTTTCCTGCAAGCGAAGCCTCATACCAAGGGAATCATAAACAACATAAATTTCATGCCCTGGTCTGATACATGCTTTATGACTGGTGGAAGTGACCATGCCGTcatgctctggcaagagagagacgATTCATGGAACCACAAGAAAGTGCACAGGGATCTGCATTCTTCTGCTGTCATGGGTGTTGCCGGATTGCAACAGAGAAAAACAATAATATCAGTCGGAATGGACAAGAGGATAATATCATACGATGTCTCAGCTGAAAGGGCAGAGTACAAGAACCTGATTGATAGCAAATGCTTGAGCGTGTTACTAAATCCAAGTGATTTCAACCTATACATGGTACAAACAGG GTCGCCAGGCAGGCAGCTTCGCTTGTTTGACATCAGGCTCAGGCAGACGGAGGTTCACGCGATTGGTTGGAAGCAAACGAGCAGCGAGTCCCAGTCAGCCCTGATAAACCAGTCGTGGTCTCCGGACGGCTGGTACTTATCATCTGGGTCAGCAGACCCTGTGATCCATATCTTCGACATAAGGTACCAAGGCCAGAAGCCCTGCCAGTCGGTGCAGGCTCATCAGAAGCGGGTCTTCAAGGCCGTTTGGCACCAGACCTTCCCAGTTTTGACCTCCATCTCGTCGGACCTCAACGTCGCGATCCACAAATACTGA
- the LOC123123865 gene encoding pentatricopeptide repeat-containing protein At2g35030, mitochondrial-like, whose protein sequence is MILGRVFQPLRRRRRPLLPQTTFLRRHGALANHPSPYTALPAHRGRRSARAVFDETPHEDAVAYANLIDLHLSCGDLPRAEALFRAAPTAARGLRLDTVMLDGYFKAGRVDHARRLFDGMAVKSVGAWTRMVSGYCRAGRVEEARGLFEVMPARDVVSWTAMLQGYARSGMMREAHGLFDAMPARDFVSWTAMLQGYVRSGMLREARELFDQMPERNVVTWTVMVKAYADHGHFQEAVELFDRMPQRNLYSWNIMISGFFRAGNVDEAVRLFERMPDRNAVSWTTMVTGLAQNGRVLMAREFFDRMPENRDAAAWNAMITAYANNGQMNKARRLFDSMPAKDLVSWSAIIHGYAKNKHKGEVMGLFRLMLRSAVSPDRFTLISVLVTSESTVEVGQIHGLAATRGLLSDTSLGNALLIMYSRSGDLHSAWQVFKMLQEKDPITWTLMMRAFANHGRASYALQAFAQMLQHGYKPSSTTFIAGLVDKGRASRAHCRLSVQGGTL, encoded by the coding sequence ATGATCCTCGGTCGCGTCTTCCAGCCGCTTCGCCGGCGGCGCCGGCCGCTGCTCCCCCAGACCACATTCCTCCGCCGCCACGGCGCCCTGGCAAACCACCCCAGCCCGTACACAGCCCTTCCCGCCCACCGCGGCCGCCGCTCTGCCCGCGCGGTGTTCGACGAAACGCCGCACGAGGACGCCGTCGCCTACGCCAACCTGATCGACCTCCACCTGAGCTGCGGCGACCTCCCGCGCGCGGAGGCGCTCTTCCGCGCGGCGCCCACGGCCGCCCGCGGCCTCCGTCTGGACACCGTGATGCTTGATGGGTACTTCAAGGCCGGCCGCGTCGACCACGCCCGCAGGCTGTTCGACGGAATGGCGGTCAAGAGCGTCGGCGCGTGGACCCGCATGGTCTCAGGGTACTGCCGTGCCGGGCGCGTCGAAGAGGCGCGCGGGCTGTTTGAGGTGATGCCGGCCCGCGACGTCGTCTCGTGGACGGCGATGTTGCAGGGGTACGCGCGCAGCGGGATGATGAGGGAGGCGCACGGGCTGTTCGACGCGATGCCGGCCCGCGACTTTGTCTCATGGACGGCGATGTTACAGGGGTACGTGCGCAGCGGGATGCTGAGGGAGGCGAGGGAGCTGTTCGACCAGATGCCGGAGAGGAACGTGGTCACCTGGACGGTCATGGTGAAGGCCTACGCCGACCACGGCCACTTCCAGGAGGCCGTGGAGCTGTTCGACAGGATGCCTCAGAGGAACCTGTATTCCTGGAACATAATGATCTCTGGTTTCTTCCGCGCTGGGAACGTGGACGAGGCGGTTCGGCTGTTCGAGAGGATGCCAGATAGGAATGCTGTTTCTTGGACCACGATGGTCACAGGCTTAGCGCAGAACGGCCGTGTTTTGATGGCACGAGAGTTCTTTGACAGAATGCCAGAAAACAGGGACGCCGCGGCATGGAATGCGATGATTACTGCTTATGCCAACAATGGCCAGATGAACAAGGCTCGGAGATTGTTCGATTCTATGCCCGCAAAGGACCTGGTGAGCTGGAGTGCTATAATCCATGGCTATGCCAAAAACAAGCACAAGGGCGAAGTCATGGGTTTATTTCGTCTCATGCTCCGGTCAGCAGTATCCCCTGACAGATTTACATTGATCAGTGTCTTGGTTACATCCGAGAGCACAGTTGAAGTTGGGCAAATCCATGGCTTGGCTGCCACACGAGGTCTCCTGTCAGACACCTCCTTAGGAAATGCTCTGCTCATCATGTATTCAAGGAGCGGTGACCTGCACTCCGCCTGGCAAGTTTTCAAAATGTTACAAGAGAAGGATCCCATCACATGGACATTGATGATGCGGGCCTTTGCCAACCATGGCCGTGCCTCCTACGCGCTGCAGGCCTTTGCTCAGATGTTGCAACATGGATACAAGCCCAGCTCGACCACCTTTATCGCCGGTCTCGTCGACAAAGGCCGTGCCTCCAGGGCGCATTGCCGCCTAAGCGTCCAAGGTGGGACGCTTTAA
- the LOC123123864 gene encoding ankyrin repeat domain-containing protein 2A, with protein MATTQEAEKTSVVEAVEQPSPTSAAPAEEKTSVVKAEEEPSPAAAAPAEEKTSVKAEEEPSPAAAAAEGQRRPPAATAARRAGAPASPFDFSTMMNLLNDPSIKEMAEQIAKDPSFSEMAEQLQKTVAPAPASSATARSPQEVAAALDPQKYVSTMQQLMQNPQFVAMAERLGSALMQDPAMSSVLGGLTNPAQKEQLEARVARMKDDPSLKPILDEIESGGPAAMMKYWNDPEALQKFGRAMGVGPSGAAAGAGTEAEEEEEVVAGEEGEYEEESIIHQTASVGDVEGLKKALADGVDKDEEDSEGRRGLHFACGYGELGCAQALLEAGAAADAVDKNKNTALHYAAGYGRKECVALLVDHGASVTLQNLDGKTAIDVARLNSQEEVLKLLEKHAYV; from the exons ATGGCCACTACTCAAG AGGCGGAGAAGACGAGCGTCGTCGAGGCCGTGGAGCAGCCTTCCCCCACGTCGGCGGCCCCGGCAGAGGAGAAGACGAGCGTCGTCAAGGCGGAGGAGGAgccttccccggcggcggcggcgccggcagaGGAGAAAACAAGCGTTAAGGCCGAGGAGGAGCCTTctccggcggctgcggcggcggaggggcAGCGGCGGCCGCCTGCGGCTACGGCGGCGCGCAGGGCGGGTGCTCCGGCCAGCCCCTTCGACTTCTCCACCATGATGAACTTGCTCAAC GACCCGAGCATCAAGGAGATGGCGGAGCAGATCGCCAAGGACCCGTCATTCAGCGAGATGGCGGAGCAGCTGCAGAAGAcggtggcgccggcgccggcgtcgtCGGCGACGGCCCGGTCGccgcaggaggtggcggcggcgctggACCCGCAGAAGTACGTGTCGACGATGCAGCAGCTGATGCAGAACCCGCAGTTCGTGGCCATGGCGGAGCGGCTGGGCAGCGCGCTGATGCAGGACCCGGCCATGTCCTCCGTCCTCGGTGGCCTCACCAACCCCGCCCAGAAGGAGCAGCTCGAGGCCCGCGTCGCCCGCATGAAGGACGACCCCTCCCTCAAGCCCATCCTCGACGAGATCGAGTCCGGCGGCCCCGCCGCCATGATGAA GTACTGGAACGACCCGGAGGCGCTGCAGAAGTTCGGCCGCGCGATGGGCGTGGGCCCGTcgggcgccgccgccggagccggaaccgaagcagaggaggaggaagaagttgtTGCCGGCGAGGAAGGGGAGTACGAGGAGGAATCTATCATCCACCAGACGGCGAGCGTGGGCGACGTGGAGGGGctgaagaaggcgctggccgaTGGCGTGGACAAGGACGAGGAGGACTCGGAGGGGCGGCGGGGGCTGCACTTCGCGTGCGGCTACGGCGAGCTCGGGTGCGCGCAGGCGCTGCTggaggccggcgccgccgcggaCGCCGTGGACAAGAACAAGAACACCGCGCTCCACTACGCCGCCGGCTACGGCCGCAAGGAGTGCGTCGCGCTGCTCGTCGACCACGGCGCCTCCGT GACGCTGCAGAACCTGGACGGGAAGACGGCCATCGACGTGGCGAGGCTCAACAGCCAGGAGGAGGTGCTCAAGCTGCTGGAGAAGCACGCATACGTCtag